A genomic stretch from Telmatocola sphagniphila includes:
- a CDS encoding class I fructose-bisphosphate aldolase, with protein MNTQLLRETTQELLADHKGLLAMDESTETCNKRFAKIGIAQTEEARRAYRELIITTPGLNESISGVILYDETIRQKQKDGTPFLKVLSNAKILTGIKVDTGVKDLAGHPEEKITEGLDGLRGRLAEYFEMGARFAKWRAVIAIGERIPSRGCIEANAQALARYAALCQEIGLVPIVEPEVLMEGEHTLERCGELSEKVLRMIFEALYGQRVMLEGILLKPNMILPGTSSYKQVTVEEVANATLRCLLRTVPAAVPGIAFLSGGQSAELASARLNALNLKFQSRLPWVLTFSFARAIQQPALEIWHGTSENVSEAQKALYHRATCNRAARRGEYTALLETPSLNS; from the coding sequence ATGAACACGCAACTCCTCCGAGAGACTACTCAAGAATTACTAGCCGACCATAAAGGCCTGCTGGCGATGGATGAAAGTACGGAAACTTGCAATAAACGATTTGCCAAAATCGGTATTGCGCAAACGGAGGAGGCCCGCCGCGCCTATAGGGAGTTGATTATCACAACACCCGGTCTCAATGAGAGCATCAGCGGAGTTATTCTCTACGATGAGACAATTCGGCAAAAGCAGAAAGATGGCACTCCTTTCTTAAAGGTTCTTAGCAATGCGAAAATCCTCACTGGTATCAAAGTCGATACCGGCGTCAAGGATTTAGCAGGGCATCCGGAAGAGAAAATAACCGAAGGCTTGGACGGCTTGCGCGGACGCCTTGCGGAGTATTTCGAGATGGGCGCTCGATTTGCAAAATGGCGCGCGGTAATTGCAATCGGCGAACGGATTCCCAGCAGGGGTTGCATCGAGGCCAATGCACAGGCATTGGCGCGATATGCGGCTTTGTGTCAGGAAATTGGACTCGTCCCCATCGTCGAACCGGAGGTTCTAATGGAGGGCGAACATACTCTGGAGCGGTGTGGGGAATTGTCGGAGAAAGTCTTGCGAATGATTTTCGAAGCTCTTTACGGTCAACGGGTGATGCTGGAGGGAATCCTCCTGAAACCGAATATGATACTTCCGGGAACGTCTTCCTATAAACAAGTAACTGTGGAAGAAGTGGCAAATGCTACTCTCCGCTGCCTCCTGCGGACTGTGCCCGCCGCGGTTCCGGGAATTGCTTTTTTGTCCGGGGGTCAATCTGCTGAATTGGCCTCAGCTCGTTTGAATGCCCTGAATTTGAAATTCCAATCTCGATTGCCCTGGGTGTTAACCTTTTCCTTTGCCCGCGCGATCCAGCAACCGGCCCTGGAAATTTGGCATGGAACCTCCGAGAACGTCTCGGAGGCTCAGAAAGCGCTGTATCATAGAGCCACCTGCAATCGGGCGGCGCGGCGCGGTGAATATACGGCTCTCTTGGAAACGCCCTCCCTTAACTCATGA
- a CDS encoding YfdX family protein: MKNRKFILSVLAGSLTIPTFILGCDTQKETVNQTKESKDDQKEGGISRILESVDFAPGKTLSPQDQAKVSSLGLKILGHVAKAQEDIEGKKNPDAKSELKQASTLLKILKELLPTVKVIDHIWVTKTDLSYLNTSEIHQDLVTILASIDQIYDVLPEGKAKDHAKKAKTILTKDKEKGASQAKAELEAVEESLDFNEVDMSVSYTSRLVKIAQADLDKDKNKEAADELRRVGDGIIFFDASIFDPMDVAMRRIWMGTQDYNGKDYKAAKNRMDHALKALKDVSQVGDKTMKASAQKLITEISAIDVSKESEGTSKALDTLWKDARKMVEEPAVGTKP; the protein is encoded by the coding sequence GTGAAAAATCGAAAGTTCATTCTGAGTGTTTTAGCTGGGTCGCTAACAATCCCCACCTTTATTCTCGGCTGCGACACGCAGAAAGAAACAGTAAATCAGACGAAGGAGAGCAAGGACGATCAGAAAGAAGGAGGAATTAGTCGCATCCTTGAGTCAGTGGATTTTGCGCCGGGCAAAACGCTTTCGCCTCAAGACCAGGCAAAAGTCTCCTCACTTGGGCTAAAAATTCTCGGTCACGTCGCGAAAGCTCAGGAAGATATCGAAGGCAAAAAAAATCCTGATGCAAAAAGCGAATTGAAGCAAGCAAGTACTCTTTTGAAAATTCTCAAAGAGCTTTTGCCAACTGTTAAGGTCATAGATCACATCTGGGTCACCAAAACCGATTTGTCTTATCTAAATACTTCAGAAATTCACCAGGATCTCGTAACCATTCTTGCCTCCATCGATCAAATATACGATGTGCTGCCGGAGGGAAAGGCGAAAGACCACGCCAAGAAAGCGAAAACGATTTTGACCAAGGACAAAGAAAAAGGGGCGAGCCAAGCTAAGGCTGAACTTGAAGCTGTCGAAGAATCCTTGGATTTTAACGAAGTCGATATGTCGGTTTCGTACACTTCGCGATTGGTGAAGATCGCACAGGCAGATTTGGATAAGGACAAAAACAAAGAAGCCGCCGATGAATTACGTCGGGTAGGAGACGGCATCATCTTCTTTGATGCGAGTATCTTTGATCCGATGGACGTGGCCATGCGGCGAATTTGGATGGGGACTCAAGACTATAACGGCAAAGACTATAAAGCTGCCAAGAACCGCATGGATCATGCCTTAAAAGCCCTTAAAGACGTCTCTCAAGTCGGTGACAAAACGATGAAAGCATCGGCTCAAAAGCTGATAACCGAGATCTCGGCAATCGATGTTTCGAAAGAGTCTGAGGGAACAAGCAAAGCTCTCGATACCCTCTGGAAAGACGCCCGCAAGATGGTCGAAGAACCTGCAGTTGGAACCAAACCCTAA
- a CDS encoding M90 family metallopeptidase → MLVTPEANRLNRNRALVSVGLMAILFVVVGRFFPPFLMTLILCPLCYWLLRRRCLRRLSIMGRPFPAEWEKILEGHVVFFQSLPDPEKVRFRQLVKIFLDEIRITGIRTEADDTVRLLVAASAIIPIFGFHDWEYHRLGEVLIYPESFDEKYQTTGNTDENILGMVGLKHLSGVMILSKPSLLAGFDNPIGSDNVGIHEFVHLIEQEELEHGLPTEVPWESVRHWVQYVAKELAHPAKNHAYFKDYAYTNDQEFLAVLAEYFFKSPELLQKKDPELYGMLREMFHQDTRSILNEPNLRRQKYDRNSPCPCGSGKKYKQCCLLKGREVKSGVRSSNNTDV, encoded by the coding sequence ATGTTAGTGACCCCCGAAGCCAACCGACTCAACCGGAATCGCGCCCTTGTTAGTGTTGGGCTGATGGCAATCCTCTTCGTAGTGGTTGGCCGGTTTTTCCCACCTTTTCTAATGACTCTGATCCTATGCCCGCTCTGCTACTGGTTGCTTCGACGACGATGTCTTCGCCGTCTGTCTATCATGGGACGACCATTTCCCGCAGAGTGGGAAAAAATCCTAGAGGGTCACGTGGTCTTCTTTCAATCTCTGCCTGACCCTGAAAAAGTGCGTTTCCGACAACTCGTGAAAATTTTCCTCGACGAAATCCGCATTACGGGTATTCGCACCGAAGCTGATGACACTGTTCGGCTACTGGTGGCGGCGAGTGCGATCATCCCCATTTTCGGGTTCCACGATTGGGAATATCATCGACTGGGTGAAGTCCTGATCTATCCGGAATCGTTCGACGAGAAATATCAAACGACTGGAAATACCGATGAGAACATTCTCGGCATGGTCGGCCTGAAACACCTTAGCGGAGTGATGATCCTGTCCAAACCGTCGCTCCTGGCCGGCTTCGATAATCCAATTGGCTCAGACAATGTCGGCATCCATGAATTCGTCCATTTGATCGAACAGGAAGAACTCGAACATGGCCTGCCGACGGAAGTTCCCTGGGAGTCTGTCCGGCATTGGGTGCAATACGTGGCGAAAGAACTTGCTCATCCCGCCAAAAACCATGCCTACTTCAAAGATTACGCCTACACGAACGATCAGGAATTTTTAGCGGTCCTGGCCGAGTATTTCTTTAAATCGCCGGAGCTCTTGCAGAAGAAAGATCCGGAATTGTACGGCATGCTTCGAGAAATGTTCCATCAGGATACTCGCTCAATTTTAAATGAGCCAAATCTTCGACGTCAGAAATACGATCGGAATTCTCCCTGCCCCTGTGGCAGCGGCAAGAAATATAAACAGTGTTGTTTATTGAAGGGTAGGGAGGTGAAGAGCGGAGTACGGTCGAGCAACAATACCGATGTCTAA
- a CDS encoding polyphosphate kinase 2 family protein: MKYINRFKVAPGSKVKLKEIDPGFKDQHDNHKQASEEIDEDRKKLRKLQELFYADGRYSLLICLQGMDTAGKDGTIDHILGAMNPQGCSVVGFKQPTLQELSHDFLWRIHPHAPARGKVAIFNRSHYEDVLVVRVHDLVPKAVWSLRYDRINDFEKGLVEENTRILKFYLHLSKKEQLSRFKERLDLPAKQWKISEADYKEREFWSDYIAAYENVLSRCSTHDAPWFIIPSDHKWFRNLAIARIVVEHLEELDLKFPKPSVDLEHIRREYHASKKN; encoded by the coding sequence ATGAAATATATCAATCGGTTCAAAGTCGCCCCCGGAAGTAAGGTCAAGCTCAAGGAGATTGATCCCGGGTTCAAGGACCAGCACGATAACCACAAACAAGCCTCCGAAGAGATCGACGAAGATCGAAAGAAACTTCGAAAGCTCCAGGAGTTGTTTTATGCCGATGGACGCTACTCTCTACTCATTTGCCTTCAAGGCATGGATACTGCAGGCAAAGATGGCACGATCGACCATATCCTGGGAGCTATGAATCCTCAAGGCTGTAGCGTGGTCGGATTCAAACAGCCGACTCTTCAAGAGTTATCTCACGATTTCTTATGGCGAATTCACCCACATGCACCGGCCCGGGGAAAAGTGGCCATCTTCAATCGTTCCCATTATGAGGACGTACTCGTCGTTCGCGTCCACGATCTGGTGCCGAAAGCGGTTTGGTCTCTTCGATATGATCGGATCAACGATTTTGAAAAAGGGCTTGTTGAGGAGAATACTCGTATTCTCAAGTTCTACTTGCATCTCTCAAAGAAAGAACAACTGAGTCGTTTCAAAGAGCGACTCGACCTTCCTGCGAAGCAATGGAAAATCAGCGAGGCCGATTACAAAGAACGAGAATTCTGGAGCGATTATATCGCTGCCTACGAGAATGTCCTGTCTCGATGCAGTACTCACGACGCCCCCTGGTTTATTATCCCCTCCGATCACAAGTGGTTCCGAAACCTCGCGATCGCACGAATTGTTGTGGAACACCTGGAAGAGTTGGATTTGAAATTTCCCAAGCCTTCTGTGGATCTGGAACACATTCGTCGGGAATACCACGCCTCCAAGAAAAATTAG
- a CDS encoding amidohydrolase family protein yields MISRCFALIVALVFPLAALAQNPADYRPAAYAIRDARVVVEPGTVLAKASIVIRDGLIVAVGPDVAIPADAAVTEGKGLTVYPGFIDAGSQRGYDPALRRSQTGTPSVQDMAADSLATTKPDNRKGLTPEFTVHTALKLDEESAAPWRRVGFTAQLAVPDVGYFSGTSALVSLSGAVPRDATLRAPVAQHSRFGRVLGTGYPVALMGIVAHCRQTMLDAGWLKRQWAAFEARGRTGKRPASDPCLEALWPALDGKLPVAFEADTADEIHRSLDFAREFGLKPIIVGGRQAWKVADRLQAEHVPVILRLDFSTPNDSDAGLPLRVREDREALRKQEYGCAAALHKAGVRFAFMTQGLSGPRPEEKFRENLGKAIEAGLKPEAALAALTRDAAEILGVASQIGSVAKGKSAHLMICEGDYQNRQSKFRFVFSDGIPFDLEAKSPSPPRADNPSESRPMGARRNRSEDPTPASPTPAAVPKTRPAGSSAAANPDRTVPPFNGLGLRLLMPWLDALDSLVTETESDRVPKIKTGGDVLIRGATILTGTGKNLTRADLLVRGGKIRAIGPDLAIEKGVTVIDADGLFIMPGIIDTHSHFAISGGVNEMSLSVVPEVRVRDVIDSEDVQIYRALGGGVTTARLLHGSANVIGGQDAVVKMKYGRSSKEMLVSDAPRGVKFALGENVKRTDGRFPNSRLGVEAVIIRAFTEARTYREKWEAYEKSKGSNEPLPEPRRDLRLEALAEVLSGQIRIHSHCYRADEILMLLSVAERFGVKVRSLQHVLEGYKVAPEIAAHGASVSLFSDWWAYKIEAYDAIPFAARLLQDAGVNVCLKSDDNELMRHLNLEAAKLVKYCRFTPEEALHTITLNPARQLGLESRLGTIEVGKDADLAIFNGHPLNTYSRCEMTLVEGEVYFQRSDKLVPAAAAKGPPAEQTLKFAAIPRSTKGSYVLRGATIHPPGKPAFVGSVVVSANKEITQVIASEAKLDVPADASVVNVHGYHVYPGMIDAGTVLGLVEIDSARETADFRDGGDFQPDLRASIAINPDSELIPVTRANGVTTVVTRPTGSLVPGQGALINLAGWVPSEMVVVDPLALHVEYPIEPVQRGFNPNWPADEGESAVARGRRDEKLNHLKELFESARRYEAARKAGLSPTANPRFDSLLPYVRGEKPVIFTANRKADILATLKLADELKVKPIISGGIESWKLTAELKRRDVPVILGPIMALSRETGERYDASYTAAAKLHQAGVRFCIRSAGSNNTRNLPYEAATAVAYGLPPEEGLKAVTLYPAAILGVADKLGTIESGKRANLVLTDGDLLQASTQVLAVFVNGQPYEPTSKQTRLFDKYRKRLDETQSSTVPGNDK; encoded by the coding sequence ATGATCTCGCGCTGTTTCGCGCTCATTGTCGCGCTCGTCTTTCCCCTCGCGGCGCTGGCTCAGAACCCGGCCGACTATCGACCCGCCGCGTATGCGATCCGCGATGCGCGAGTTGTCGTGGAACCGGGTACGGTTTTGGCGAAGGCCAGCATCGTGATTCGGGACGGTCTGATCGTCGCGGTCGGCCCTGACGTGGCCATTCCCGCCGATGCTGCGGTCACGGAAGGGAAGGGGTTGACGGTTTATCCCGGCTTCATTGATGCGGGGAGCCAGCGCGGTTATGATCCGGCTTTGCGACGATCACAAACGGGAACTCCGTCGGTCCAAGACATGGCCGCCGATTCCCTCGCGACGACCAAGCCCGATAACCGCAAGGGCCTGACTCCCGAGTTCACCGTCCACACTGCGCTTAAGCTCGATGAAGAATCGGCCGCACCCTGGCGCCGCGTCGGCTTTACAGCCCAGCTAGCTGTTCCGGACGTCGGTTATTTCTCGGGAACCAGTGCCCTTGTCAGTTTGAGCGGAGCCGTGCCGCGAGACGCCACGCTTCGCGCCCCGGTGGCCCAGCATTCCCGCTTTGGACGAGTTTTGGGTACCGGATATCCCGTTGCCTTGATGGGGATTGTCGCGCATTGCCGCCAAACCATGCTCGATGCCGGTTGGCTCAAGCGACAATGGGCGGCTTTCGAGGCACGCGGCCGAACCGGAAAACGACCTGCTTCGGACCCCTGTCTCGAAGCTCTTTGGCCGGCCCTCGACGGGAAGTTGCCGGTCGCCTTTGAAGCAGATACCGCCGACGAAATTCACCGATCGCTGGATTTTGCCCGCGAATTTGGTCTCAAGCCCATCATCGTGGGTGGCCGCCAGGCCTGGAAAGTCGCGGATCGCCTCCAAGCCGAACACGTCCCGGTTATTCTCCGGCTCGACTTTTCCACACCGAACGATTCAGACGCCGGACTCCCACTGCGGGTTCGCGAAGACCGCGAGGCTTTGCGCAAGCAAGAATATGGTTGCGCCGCTGCGCTGCACAAAGCGGGTGTTCGCTTCGCGTTCATGACCCAAGGACTCAGCGGCCCTCGTCCGGAGGAAAAGTTTCGCGAAAACCTGGGAAAAGCCATTGAAGCAGGCCTCAAACCGGAAGCGGCGCTCGCCGCACTGACTCGCGATGCCGCCGAAATTTTGGGGGTCGCCTCCCAGATTGGAAGCGTCGCCAAAGGCAAATCAGCCCATCTGATGATTTGCGAAGGTGATTACCAGAACCGGCAGAGCAAGTTTCGTTTTGTCTTTTCTGATGGAATTCCGTTCGACTTGGAAGCGAAGAGTCCCTCTCCGCCGCGAGCGGATAATCCCTCGGAGAGCCGACCAATGGGCGCCCGAAGGAACCGTTCGGAGGATCCCACTCCCGCTTCCCCAACGCCCGCCGCCGTTCCGAAAACTCGGCCTGCCGGTTCGTCCGCGGCCGCAAACCCCGACCGAACCGTCCCGCCTTTTAACGGCCTGGGGCTTCGATTGCTGATGCCGTGGCTGGACGCGCTGGATTCTCTGGTGACGGAAACGGAGTCGGACCGAGTGCCGAAAATCAAAACGGGCGGTGATGTCCTCATTCGCGGAGCCACTATTTTGACGGGCACTGGTAAAAACCTCACCCGGGCCGACCTCCTGGTTCGCGGAGGAAAGATTCGGGCTATCGGCCCCGACCTGGCCATCGAGAAGGGGGTCACGGTCATCGACGCCGACGGTCTGTTCATTATGCCGGGTATCATCGACACCCACTCGCATTTCGCCATCAGCGGGGGCGTCAACGAGATGTCGCTCTCCGTTGTCCCCGAGGTTCGGGTGCGCGACGTCATCGATTCTGAAGACGTTCAAATTTATCGCGCCCTCGGCGGCGGCGTCACTACCGCCCGGCTCCTGCACGGCAGCGCGAATGTCATCGGAGGCCAGGACGCGGTCGTCAAGATGAAATATGGCCGATCTTCGAAGGAAATGCTCGTCTCGGATGCACCGCGCGGCGTGAAATTCGCCCTCGGCGAAAACGTCAAACGAACCGACGGACGCTTCCCGAATAGCCGACTCGGCGTCGAGGCAGTGATCATTCGAGCGTTCACGGAAGCTCGGACTTACCGCGAAAAATGGGAGGCCTACGAAAAGAGCAAAGGTAGTAACGAACCGCTGCCGGAGCCGCGCCGCGATCTGCGTCTGGAGGCGCTGGCGGAAGTTTTAAGCGGCCAAATCCGAATCCACTCCCACTGCTACCGTGCCGATGAAATCCTGATGCTTCTCAGCGTCGCCGAAAGATTCGGCGTTAAGGTACGGTCGCTGCAACACGTGCTGGAGGGGTACAAAGTCGCACCTGAAATCGCCGCGCACGGAGCCAGCGTCAGCCTCTTTAGTGATTGGTGGGCTTACAAGATCGAAGCGTACGACGCCATTCCCTTTGCCGCCCGCTTACTCCAAGACGCCGGGGTTAATGTATGTCTGAAATCCGACGATAACGAACTGATGCGGCACCTCAACCTGGAAGCTGCCAAATTGGTGAAGTACTGCCGATTTACACCCGAAGAAGCCCTTCACACGATCACTTTAAATCCGGCCCGTCAACTCGGTTTGGAATCGCGGCTGGGTACGATTGAAGTCGGCAAGGATGCCGATCTGGCGATCTTTAACGGCCATCCGCTCAATACTTACAGTCGCTGCGAAATGACTTTGGTCGAAGGAGAAGTCTATTTTCAACGCTCGGACAAATTGGTTCCAGCCGCCGCCGCGAAAGGGCCGCCGGCCGAGCAAACGCTCAAGTTCGCCGCGATTCCGCGGTCAACCAAAGGATCCTATGTGTTGCGCGGTGCAACGATCCATCCGCCCGGCAAGCCGGCCTTCGTCGGATCGGTGGTAGTCAGCGCGAACAAAGAAATCACACAGGTTATTGCATCCGAGGCCAAACTGGATGTGCCCGCCGACGCGAGCGTGGTCAATGTTCACGGCTACCACGTCTATCCGGGGATGATCGATGCCGGGACGGTCCTCGGACTCGTCGAGATCGACTCCGCCCGCGAAACGGCCGATTTTCGCGACGGGGGCGATTTTCAACCCGACCTTCGCGCCAGCATTGCCATTAATCCCGATTCGGAACTCATTCCCGTGACTCGGGCCAACGGAGTCACGACTGTCGTTACCCGACCGACGGGCTCACTCGTTCCTGGGCAAGGGGCCTTGATTAACCTCGCCGGCTGGGTTCCTTCGGAAATGGTGGTGGTCGATCCGCTGGCGCTGCACGTCGAGTATCCGATCGAACCGGTGCAGCGCGGCTTCAACCCGAATTGGCCGGCAGACGAAGGGGAAAGCGCGGTGGCGCGTGGCCGCCGTGATGAAAAGCTCAACCATTTGAAGGAACTCTTCGAATCCGCTCGGCGCTACGAAGCTGCCCGGAAGGCCGGATTGTCTCCCACCGCCAATCCCCGGTTCGACTCCTTGCTGCCGTATGTCCGCGGCGAAAAGCCGGTGATCTTCACAGCCAATCGCAAGGCGGACATTTTAGCCACGTTGAAGCTGGCGGACGAATTGAAGGTCAAGCCCATCATCAGCGGCGGAATCGAGAGCTGGAAGTTGACCGCGGAACTCAAACGGCGGGATGTTCCGGTGATCCTCGGACCGATCATGGCCCTGTCGCGCGAGACAGGAGAGCGGTACGATGCCTCCTACACCGCCGCCGCAAAGTTGCATCAAGCAGGTGTCCGGTTCTGCATCCGGTCTGCCGGGTCTAACAATACGCGTAATCTTCCATATGAAGCCGCGACGGCGGTTGCCTACGGGCTTCCGCCGGAAGAGGGACTCAAGGCGGTGACCCTCTACCCCGCCGCGATACTGGGGGTCGCGGACAAATTGGGCACGATCGAATCGGGTAAGCGTGCGAACCTCGTCCTCACCGATGGCGACCTGTTGCAAGCGTCGACGCAAGTGCTGGCGGTATTCGTGAACGGCCAACCCTACGAACCGACCAGCAAGCAGACCCGACTATTCGACAAGTATCGCAAACGCTTGGATGAGACGCAGAGCTCCACCGTCCCGGGAAATGACAAGTAA
- a CDS encoding slipin family protein has product MKTTSPFATLIFFVFIAIGGGVAYAVYSPNSPMPSIVSGIVAFAIAVVSALSIRVADQWDKAVILRLGQFRSLKGPGLFCIIPILDAIPYWIDTRVITTGFKAEKTLTKDTVPVDVDAVLFWKVIDPKKAALGVADYESAISWASQTALRDVIGKTMLSDMLEGRDKISSVLQKIIDDRTEPWGISVISVEVKDVLIPQALENAMSMQAQAERERQARVILGDSERQVAEKFAEAAKSYQHNPVALHLRAMNMLYEGLKENSTIVIVPSTAVQSMELGGLAGLTALTMGIGQEGANAAKNGEIPLKEFTR; this is encoded by the coding sequence ATGAAGACGACCAGCCCTTTTGCGACACTCATTTTTTTCGTATTCATCGCTATTGGCGGTGGTGTGGCATATGCCGTTTACAGCCCCAACTCTCCAATGCCAAGCATAGTAAGTGGGATAGTGGCTTTCGCAATCGCTGTTGTATCGGCTCTATCGATTCGAGTTGCCGATCAATGGGATAAAGCTGTGATACTGCGGCTAGGACAGTTTCGTTCGCTCAAGGGCCCGGGACTCTTTTGCATCATCCCGATTCTCGACGCGATCCCGTACTGGATCGATACACGCGTTATTACTACCGGATTCAAGGCGGAAAAAACACTGACTAAGGACACTGTGCCGGTCGATGTGGATGCCGTTCTCTTCTGGAAGGTTATTGACCCGAAGAAAGCGGCGCTCGGCGTGGCAGATTATGAGAGCGCAATCAGCTGGGCCTCCCAAACAGCCCTGCGCGATGTCATCGGAAAAACCATGCTTTCGGATATGCTCGAAGGCAGAGACAAAATCAGCAGCGTCCTTCAGAAGATCATCGACGATCGCACTGAACCCTGGGGAATCAGCGTGATTTCCGTCGAAGTCAAAGATGTATTAATTCCTCAGGCCCTGGAAAATGCCATGTCGATGCAGGCGCAGGCGGAACGCGAACGACAAGCCCGAGTCATCCTGGGGGATTCCGAGCGCCAAGTAGCCGAGAAATTCGCGGAAGCTGCTAAAAGTTATCAGCACAATCCGGTTGCTCTTCACCTGAGAGCCATGAACATGCTCTACGAGGGGTTGAAGGAAAATTCTACGATAGTCATCGTCCCGAGTACTGCCGTGCAGAGCATGGAGCTCGGCGGTCTGGCCGGGTTAACAGCATTGACTATGGGGATCGGACAAGAAGGCGCCAACGCTGCGAAAAATGGAGAGATTCCACTCAAAGAATTTACTCGCTGA
- a CDS encoding BON domain-containing protein, which yields MKTDAQLQKDVMDEIKWEPSAKAAQIGVAVANGIVTLNGTVASFAEKWAVEKAAQRVEGVRGIAQEVTIKLLGEHTKTDTEIAEAAVNSLKWHVWVPNDIQATVSQGWITLQGCVNWEYQRSAAKDSVRFMPGVTGVSNDITVKALVEPNGIKDSIEKAFVRNAEIDGGKVRVATSGTTVTLTGKVSSYSEKDQAGIVAWNAPGVNSVCNEIAVA from the coding sequence ATGAAAACGGATGCGCAATTACAAAAAGACGTCATGGATGAGATCAAGTGGGAACCGAGTGCCAAAGCCGCCCAGATAGGCGTTGCAGTCGCTAACGGGATAGTGACTTTGAATGGTACGGTGGCTTCATTTGCCGAAAAATGGGCTGTCGAGAAAGCTGCTCAACGGGTGGAAGGAGTCCGAGGGATTGCTCAAGAAGTTACGATTAAACTGCTCGGCGAACACACGAAAACGGATACGGAAATCGCTGAGGCGGCGGTGAATTCGCTTAAGTGGCATGTGTGGGTTCCCAACGATATTCAAGCCACGGTTTCGCAAGGTTGGATTACACTCCAGGGTTGTGTGAATTGGGAATACCAACGTTCGGCAGCCAAGGACTCAGTTCGATTCATGCCAGGAGTTACAGGCGTTTCGAACGATATCACTGTCAAAGCCCTGGTAGAGCCCAATGGCATAAAGGATTCTATCGAGAAAGCCTTCGTGCGTAATGCCGAAATTGACGGTGGAAAGGTACGAGTGGCTACCAGTGGTACCACAGTCACACTGACGGGAAAGGTGAGTTCCTATTCCGAGAAAGATCAGGCAGGAATTGTTGCTTGGAATGCTCCAGGTGTGAATTCCGTTTGTAACGAAATCGCTGTCGCCTAA
- a CDS encoding PP2C family protein-serine/threonine phosphatase, giving the protein MKTETSKSESGNPVNILVVDDAPANLLVLVGMLKERGYRVRPVPSGKLALLAARRDPPDLILLDINMPEMNGYEVCEKLKEDDALKGIPVIFISALTEPLDKVKAFALGGVDYLIKPFQMEELQARVETHLKLRQLQIELEAANASLLKANDRMTRDLRAAAKIQEMFLPRDLPQMPGVQFSWLYKPCNELGGDGLNVIPLGDGQVGLYLLDVSGHGVAAALLSVSLSRLLSAPWEPSSILIRDRNVGLGNNITPPSEVVAHLNRLFPFDPATEQYATMVYGILHVESGVFRYASAGHPGPVHIKSSSQPVLLESQGGPIGLANDPYEERSVRLESGDRLYIYSDGIPEAMNSAGKQFGYGRLLETIGRGLSEPLDVSVANLQGDITRWQQAELPQDDISILAIEILAR; this is encoded by the coding sequence TTGAAAACGGAAACTTCAAAAAGCGAATCGGGAAACCCGGTCAACATCTTGGTCGTGGACGATGCTCCCGCCAATCTCCTGGTGTTAGTCGGCATGCTCAAGGAACGAGGATATCGAGTCCGCCCGGTACCCAGTGGCAAGCTAGCGCTCTTGGCCGCACGTCGCGATCCACCGGATCTCATCCTCCTCGATATCAATATGCCGGAAATGAATGGCTATGAGGTTTGTGAAAAGCTAAAGGAGGACGATGCTCTGAAAGGGATTCCAGTCATCTTTATCAGCGCGCTCACCGAACCCTTGGATAAGGTAAAAGCATTTGCGCTCGGTGGCGTCGATTATCTGATCAAGCCGTTTCAGATGGAAGAATTGCAAGCTCGGGTCGAAACGCATTTGAAACTTCGTCAGCTACAAATCGAGTTAGAAGCGGCGAACGCCAGTCTGTTAAAGGCGAACGACCGAATGACCCGCGACTTGCGAGCGGCCGCCAAGATCCAGGAAATGTTTCTGCCACGCGATTTGCCCCAAATGCCGGGGGTTCAATTTTCCTGGCTCTACAAACCCTGTAACGAGTTGGGAGGCGATGGACTTAACGTGATTCCTCTCGGCGATGGCCAAGTGGGACTCTATCTTTTAGACGTCAGCGGCCATGGCGTAGCCGCCGCCCTACTCTCCGTTTCCTTAAGCCGTCTGCTCTCCGCCCCCTGGGAGCCCTCTTCGATTCTGATTCGAGATCGCAATGTTGGTCTGGGAAACAATATTACACCTCCGAGCGAGGTAGTTGCCCACCTGAATAGGCTCTTCCCATTCGATCCGGCCACTGAGCAGTATGCGACAATGGTTTATGGCATTCTGCATGTAGAAAGTGGAGTTTTCCGCTATGCCTCGGCCGGTCATCCGGGACCAGTGCATATAAAAAGCAGCTCGCAACCCGTGCTATTGGAAAGCCAGGGAGGCCCCATCGGATTGGCGAATGACCCCTACGAGGAACGGTCGGTCCGATTGGAATCGGGCGATCGCCTGTATATCTATTCCGATGGCATTCCTGAAGCAATGAACTCAGCCGGCAAACAATTTGGCTACGGAAGGCTTCTGGAAACAATTGGTCGAGGGCTCTCGGAACCGCTAGATGTAAGTGTTGCCAATCTTCAGGGGGACATCACCCGCTGGCAGCAAGCGGAACTGCCCCAAGACGATATTTCAATACTCGCGATCGAAATCTTGGCAAGATAA